The Opitutales bacterium ASA1 genome window below encodes:
- the ccpA gene encoding catabolite control protein A, translated as MSRSESSRPSSKKPTIYDLARITGVSPGTVSRVLNNRDKVKSETRDRVLRAATELNLKPQAAVRTRQVAILSEPEFPDRVEGYAATMTAHLSFAFSKRDIGVLQPTNPCEDLPGMFLDGVIAVTFGKALRALLAELEQRMPVVYLDNFALQPNELSVNSDHVQSGWLAARHFIERGRKKPAFLGGDFLPFAARLRGFKQALAEAGLPVDDRCTTLFGPEINHVSVVTRMIRAGADAIYAPGSSFQAIECLHILTYVMGLKVPQDVALIGGENEGISCFLNPPLTTIEEPLRDMAERAAAMLDSLTRGETVAEPQITLPVRLIERDSVA; from the coding sequence GTGAGTCGCTCCGAGTCGTCGCGTCCCTCTTCGAAGAAACCCACGATCTACGACCTCGCCCGGATCACGGGCGTGTCTCCCGGCACCGTGAGTCGCGTGCTGAACAACCGCGACAAGGTGAAATCGGAAACGCGCGACCGCGTGTTGCGCGCCGCGACAGAACTCAACCTCAAGCCGCAGGCCGCGGTCCGCACGCGTCAGGTCGCAATCTTGTCCGAGCCCGAGTTTCCCGATCGCGTCGAAGGCTACGCGGCGACCATGACCGCGCATCTCTCCTTCGCGTTCTCCAAGCGCGACATCGGGGTGCTCCAGCCCACCAACCCGTGCGAGGACCTGCCCGGAATGTTTCTCGACGGCGTCATCGCCGTGACGTTCGGGAAAGCTCTGCGTGCGCTCCTCGCCGAGCTCGAGCAGCGCATGCCGGTGGTCTATCTCGACAACTTCGCGCTCCAACCGAACGAACTCTCGGTCAACTCCGACCACGTCCAATCCGGTTGGCTGGCGGCACGGCACTTCATCGAACGCGGGCGCAAGAAGCCGGCGTTCCTCGGCGGAGACTTCCTGCCGTTCGCGGCGCGCTTGCGTGGATTCAAGCAAGCGCTGGCCGAGGCGGGTCTGCCGGTGGACGATCGATGCACCACGCTCTTCGGACCGGAGATCAACCACGTCTCCGTCGTCACGCGCATGATCCGCGCCGGCGCCGACGCGATCTACGCGCCGGGATCGAGCTTTCAGGCGATCGAGTGCCTGCACATCCTCACCTACGTGATGGGCCTGAAAGTGCCGCAGGACGTGGCGCTGATCGGAGGCGAGAACGAAGGCATCTCCTGTTTCCTCAACCCACCTCTGACCACGATCGAGGAGCCGTTGCGCGACATGGCCGAGCGCGCCGCCGCCATGCTCGACAGCCTCACCCGTGGCGAGACGGTGGCCGAGCCGCAGATCACGCTCCCGGTGCGGTTGATCGAGCGCGACTCCGTCGCGTGA
- a CDS encoding beta-galactosidase: MQQRLPLDRAWRFRWIATADAETLSADAREWSEVDLPHGAFTPDLDGLVHPCGICEYTKTIELPVEHEGVVALFVGAAMHSAEVVVDGRVVARHSGGYLPFEVDLTDAARGRAAVDVTLRLDNRETSDVPPGKPLRELDFCWYGGLYRGVELHLRPWVHVTDPVAAGEVAGGGVFVRTLALDPDRAELSVRTHVRNAGAQSFAGRVRVEFVHEARVMGEANVSLSLDAGSSTHVETTCVLCNPRTWSPERPALHHARVTVLDADGGVLDCVTERFGIRRIAFSRAGGFTINGRRVRLRGTNRHQEYPYVGYAVPAAAQRRDARRIKEAGFDYVRLSHYPQSPHFLDACDELGIVVMNAIPGWQFMGGDAFREACERNARDLIRRDRNHPCVVLWELSLNETEMDDAFVECMNRIGHEELPGDQMYTCGWMDRFDVFVHARQHGRIHTWENGDKALVVSEYGDWEFYASNAGFDQTTGAGVLARWSNSRHFRGGGERGLRQQACNHALALGDTMKSPAVLDGQWAVFDHARGYDPTRAAVGVMDVFRLPKFSYWFYRSQRHAHEGGENWTGGPVVFIASHWTEASELQVLVFGNVDEVELHVNGRSLGRARPSRAWMWQHLPHPPFVYELPRFESGKLEAFGFVEDRLVATHVTSTPGPGCALEWFVDDFGIGAAENESDLLLAHVRVVDEQGTLCVGAARTIRCSIEGAAAIVGPESVITEAGVASFVVRVEAGCVEFALVAEDVEGTAGVVSTKWSHPTIRRIEQEVR; encoded by the coding sequence ATGCAGCAACGACTTCCGCTCGACCGCGCCTGGCGCTTCCGATGGATCGCGACCGCCGACGCCGAAACTCTTTCCGCCGACGCGCGCGAGTGGAGCGAAGTGGATCTGCCACACGGCGCCTTCACGCCCGATCTCGACGGGCTCGTACATCCGTGCGGGATTTGTGAATACACGAAGACGATCGAGCTGCCGGTCGAACACGAAGGCGTCGTCGCGCTCTTCGTCGGCGCGGCCATGCACTCGGCGGAAGTCGTCGTCGATGGGCGCGTCGTGGCCCGGCATTCGGGCGGTTATCTGCCCTTCGAGGTGGACCTCACCGACGCCGCGCGTGGACGGGCCGCGGTGGACGTGACGTTGCGGCTCGACAACCGTGAGACTTCCGACGTGCCGCCGGGCAAGCCACTGCGCGAACTGGATTTCTGTTGGTACGGAGGACTCTATCGTGGAGTTGAGCTGCACCTACGACCATGGGTGCACGTCACCGATCCGGTCGCGGCAGGAGAGGTCGCGGGCGGAGGCGTTTTCGTGCGCACGCTCGCGTTGGATCCCGATCGAGCGGAGCTCTCCGTGCGCACGCACGTGCGTAACGCGGGTGCGCAGTCGTTCGCGGGACGGGTGCGCGTGGAATTCGTCCACGAGGCGCGAGTGATGGGCGAGGCGAACGTCTCGTTGTCGCTCGATGCGGGGTCGTCGACGCACGTGGAAACGACGTGCGTGCTCTGCAACCCCCGGACGTGGAGCCCGGAGCGGCCCGCCTTGCACCACGCGCGCGTGACCGTGCTGGATGCCGACGGCGGCGTCCTCGATTGCGTGACGGAGCGGTTCGGCATCCGGCGCATCGCGTTCTCGCGGGCGGGTGGCTTCACGATCAACGGCCGACGCGTACGCCTGCGCGGAACGAACCGCCATCAGGAGTATCCGTACGTCGGGTACGCCGTGCCGGCGGCCGCGCAACGTCGCGACGCACGCCGGATCAAGGAGGCCGGTTTCGACTACGTGCGGCTCTCGCATTACCCGCAGTCCCCGCACTTCCTCGATGCGTGCGACGAACTCGGAATCGTCGTGATGAACGCGATCCCGGGCTGGCAGTTCATGGGCGGCGACGCGTTTCGCGAAGCGTGCGAACGCAACGCGCGCGACCTGATCCGACGCGATCGCAACCACCCGTGCGTCGTGCTTTGGGAACTCTCGCTCAACGAGACCGAGATGGACGACGCGTTCGTGGAGTGCATGAACCGCATCGGGCACGAGGAGTTGCCCGGCGACCAGATGTACACCTGCGGCTGGATGGATCGTTTCGACGTATTCGTTCACGCACGACAGCACGGACGCATCCACACGTGGGAGAACGGCGACAAGGCGCTCGTCGTCTCCGAGTACGGCGACTGGGAGTTCTACGCTTCCAACGCGGGCTTCGATCAGACGACCGGCGCCGGTGTGCTCGCCCGATGGAGCAACAGCCGCCACTTCCGCGGTGGCGGTGAGCGCGGGCTGCGCCAGCAGGCGTGCAACCACGCGCTCGCACTCGGCGACACGATGAAGTCACCCGCGGTGCTCGACGGGCAGTGGGCCGTGTTCGACCACGCGCGCGGCTACGATCCGACGCGAGCGGCGGTGGGTGTGATGGATGTGTTTCGTCTGCCCAAGTTCTCGTATTGGTTCTACCGCAGCCAGCGCCACGCGCACGAAGGCGGGGAGAACTGGACGGGTGGGCCAGTCGTCTTCATCGCGTCGCATTGGACGGAGGCGTCCGAGTTGCAGGTGCTCGTCTTCGGCAACGTGGACGAAGTGGAACTGCACGTGAACGGACGCTCGCTCGGCCGTGCGCGGCCTTCGCGTGCGTGGATGTGGCAACACCTACCGCATCCGCCGTTCGTGTACGAGCTGCCGCGGTTCGAGTCGGGGAAGCTGGAGGCGTTCGGCTTCGTCGAGGATCGGCTCGTCGCCACGCACGTGACGAGCACGCCCGGACCGGGCTGCGCGCTGGAGTGGTTCGTGGACGACTTCGGCATCGGCGCTGCGGAGAACGAGAGCGATCTGCTTCTCGCGCACGTCAGGGTGGTGGACGAACAGGGGACGTTGTGCGTCGGCGCTGCGCGGACCATCCGTTGTTCGATCGAGGGGGCGGCGGCGATCGTCGGCCCGGAGAGCGTCATCACCGAGGCGGGCGTGGCGTCGTTCGTGGTGCGCGTCGAGGCCGGGTGCGTCGAGTTCGCGCTGGTCGCCGAGGACGTCGAAGGTACGGCTGGAGTCGTATCCACGAAGTGGAGTCATCCGACGATCCGTCGGATCGAACAGGAGGTGCGATGA
- a CDS encoding efflux RND transporter permease subunit — translation MDLATVSVRRPVFTLVVSILIVVFGVIGFTRLGVREFPAIDPPTLSITTSYPGAAAEVIEAQITQPIEEAVNAVAGIRTIRSTSREGTSVINVEFTLETDLDTAASDVRDQLGRVVRNLPTDANPPILNKSNADSSPIFGIAVRSTSRSQLELAAFANNLKERIQTIPGIAGIDQPAEKRYAMRLWMDPEKLSAYGITPLDVRAALARENIELPSGRIEGATVDLPVKTLSRLNTPAEFDDLVIKRNGDTLVRFRDVGYAELGALNERGALKIGSEPIAGLYVKQQPGANQVEIADAVRQRLDELRREIPDDIQVEVAYDNSQYVRRSLFEVQETVVIAFVLVLLVVFFFLREWRSTLIPMLAIPVSIVGTFAVLDIAGFSINTLTLLGIVLAIGLVVDDAIVVLENIYAKVENGVPVVQASIEGTREIFLAIVATTIVLAVVFLPLLFLGGISGQLFREFGVTVASAVLISAFLALTLTPMLCSRLLRPAAGAHGHGWLHRKTEPFFQAMERGYGRALGLVIGRGWIAVAILVVSGGVAWTTFKQLPRELAPLEDRGRLWVRATGAEGVGYDYMQAFMDDVAQTVAEQTPEAHFFMTQVPGSGGGVGAVGAANSGFVRVFLKDREDREASQQEIARRLQGALRGMTGARLNVTQEASIGERRSQSGGVDFVIQAASIDQLAEVVPEFLEEARKDPAFAFVDSDLKFNKPELQVGIARSKAQTMGVSALDIAQTLQSSLSGQRFGYFIFDGRQYEVVGQLTRDYRSSPEQLGNIGVRSATGDVVRLDNLIEFSERSTPPELFRYNRYVAATVSATLNHGYTLGQGIAALQTVADRTLDERFTTELTGAAKDFRDSSSSLGWVFGLAVLLIYLVLAAQFESFRSPFVIMLTVPLSLSGAVLALWLFDQTLNIFSQIGLIMLVGLVTKNGILIVEFANQRLAAGAPSALEAVREAAEARLRPILMTTLATILGVLPIALALGAGAESRVSMGIGVIGGLIVGSALTLIVIPATYAMVFARRTSVAAHAEAITPHEPIVASR, via the coding sequence ATGGACCTCGCAACCGTCAGCGTCCGCCGACCGGTGTTCACACTGGTCGTTTCCATTCTCATCGTCGTGTTCGGAGTGATCGGCTTCACCCGTCTCGGGGTGCGTGAGTTTCCCGCCATCGATCCGCCGACGCTCTCGATCACCACGAGCTATCCCGGCGCAGCCGCCGAGGTGATCGAAGCGCAAATCACGCAACCCATCGAGGAAGCGGTCAACGCCGTCGCCGGTATCCGCACGATCCGCTCCACCAGCCGCGAAGGCACGAGCGTGATCAACGTCGAATTCACCCTCGAGACCGATCTCGACACCGCCGCCAGCGACGTGCGCGACCAACTCGGGCGCGTGGTCCGCAACCTCCCGACGGACGCCAACCCGCCCATCCTCAACAAATCCAACGCCGACTCCTCGCCCATCTTCGGCATCGCCGTACGCAGCACCTCCCGTTCGCAACTCGAACTCGCCGCCTTCGCCAACAACCTCAAGGAACGCATCCAGACGATCCCCGGCATCGCCGGCATCGATCAACCGGCCGAGAAGCGCTACGCGATGCGCCTCTGGATGGACCCCGAGAAACTCTCGGCCTACGGCATCACCCCGCTCGACGTCCGGGCCGCACTGGCACGCGAAAACATCGAGCTGCCCTCCGGCCGCATCGAAGGCGCCACCGTCGACCTCCCCGTCAAGACGCTCTCCCGCCTCAACACCCCGGCCGAATTCGACGACCTCGTGATCAAGCGCAACGGCGACACGCTGGTCCGCTTCCGCGATGTCGGTTACGCCGAACTCGGAGCCCTCAACGAACGTGGCGCCCTCAAGATCGGCTCCGAACCCATCGCCGGTCTCTACGTGAAACAACAGCCCGGCGCCAACCAAGTGGAGATCGCCGACGCCGTCCGCCAACGCTTGGACGAACTTCGCCGCGAGATCCCGGACGACATCCAAGTGGAGGTCGCGTACGACAACAGTCAATACGTCCGCCGTTCGCTCTTCGAGGTCCAGGAAACGGTCGTGATCGCCTTCGTCCTCGTGCTGCTGGTGGTGTTCTTCTTCCTCCGCGAGTGGCGTTCGACGCTCATTCCGATGCTCGCGATTCCCGTGTCGATCGTCGGTACGTTCGCCGTCCTCGACATCGCCGGGTTCTCCATCAACACGCTCACGCTCCTCGGCATCGTCCTCGCCATCGGCCTCGTCGTCGACGACGCGATCGTGGTCCTCGAAAACATCTACGCGAAGGTGGAAAACGGGGTCCCTGTCGTCCAAGCATCGATCGAAGGCACGCGCGAGATCTTCCTCGCCATCGTCGCCACCACGATCGTGCTCGCCGTCGTCTTCTTGCCGCTCCTGTTCCTCGGCGGCATTTCCGGACAACTGTTCCGCGAGTTCGGCGTCACGGTCGCGAGCGCCGTGCTCATCTCCGCGTTTCTCGCCCTCACGCTCACGCCGATGCTCTGCTCGCGCCTGCTGCGCCCCGCCGCCGGCGCACACGGCCACGGTTGGCTCCACCGCAAGACGGAACCGTTCTTCCAAGCCATGGAGCGTGGCTACGGACGCGCGCTCGGACTGGTCATCGGGCGCGGTTGGATCGCGGTCGCCATCCTCGTCGTCAGCGGCGGCGTCGCCTGGACGACGTTCAAGCAACTGCCGCGTGAGCTCGCACCGCTCGAGGACCGCGGCCGCCTCTGGGTTCGCGCCACCGGTGCCGAAGGAGTCGGTTACGACTACATGCAGGCGTTCATGGACGACGTCGCCCAGACGGTCGCGGAACAAACACCCGAGGCCCACTTCTTCATGACCCAAGTCCCCGGCTCCGGAGGCGGCGTCGGCGCGGTCGGTGCAGCGAACTCCGGCTTCGTCCGCGTCTTCCTCAAAGACCGCGAAGACCGCGAGGCCTCGCAGCAGGAGATCGCACGCCGTCTCCAAGGAGCCTTGCGCGGCATGACCGGAGCACGCCTCAACGTCACCCAAGAGGCGTCCATCGGCGAACGCCGTTCCCAATCCGGCGGCGTGGATTTCGTCATCCAGGCCGCCTCGATCGACCAACTCGCGGAAGTCGTCCCCGAGTTTCTCGAAGAAGCCCGCAAGGATCCCGCCTTCGCCTTCGTCGACAGCGACCTCAAGTTCAACAAGCCCGAACTCCAAGTCGGCATCGCGCGCAGCAAGGCGCAGACGATGGGCGTGAGCGCCCTCGACATCGCGCAGACGCTCCAATCCTCGCTCAGCGGCCAACGCTTCGGCTACTTCATCTTCGACGGACGACAATACGAGGTCGTCGGCCAGTTGACGCGCGACTATCGTTCGAGCCCCGAACAGCTCGGCAACATCGGCGTGCGCTCGGCCACGGGCGACGTCGTCCGCCTCGACAACCTGATCGAGTTCTCCGAGCGCAGCACGCCGCCCGAACTCTTCCGCTACAACCGCTACGTCGCCGCCACCGTCTCCGCGACGTTGAATCATGGATACACGCTCGGCCAAGGCATCGCGGCGTTGCAGACCGTCGCCGATCGCACGCTCGACGAACGCTTCACCACCGAATTGACCGGTGCCGCGAAGGACTTCCGCGACAGCTCCTCTTCTCTCGGTTGGGTGTTCGGCTTGGCCGTGCTGCTGATCTACCTCGTGCTCGCCGCCCAGTTCGAGAGCTTCCGCAGCCCCTTCGTCATCATGCTCACGGTACCTCTCTCGCTCAGTGGTGCCGTGCTCGCGCTCTGGTTGTTCGACCAGACGCTCAACATCTTCTCCCAGATCGGCCTCATCATGCTCGTCGGTCTCGTGACGAAGAACGGCATCCTCATCGTCGAGTTTGCCAATCAGCGCCTCGCCGCCGGTGCACCCAGTGCACTCGAAGCCGTTCGCGAAGCCGCCGAAGCGCGCCTGCGCCCGATCCTCATGACGACGCTCGCCACGATTCTCGGCGTGCTTCCCATCGCCCTTGCACTCGGTGCCGGCGCGGAGAGTCGCGTCTCGATGGGCATCGGCGTGATCGGCGGCCTGATCGTCGGCAGCGCCCTCACGCTCATCGTCATCCCCGCGACCTACGCCATGGTCTTCGCCCGCCGTACGTCCGTCGCAGCCCACGCCGAGGCGATCACCCCGCACGAGCCGATCGTCGCGAGCCGTTGA
- a CDS encoding efflux RND transporter periplasmic adaptor subunit — protein MDLPRIANRRAPLGAGGALELARPFVDRAPTATGETPSMKKRTLAFILLPVGLSLVFVPRLLSYFQKQSPAPAPTSATANAAGVRPSVPVRTLEVRPSRLAEVVAATGSLRAEEGVELQTDIAGRIARIDFEEGTPVKSGQLLVKIHDADLQASLERAVARRRLAATRASRIEALFKYGGTNQQEYDAALSEVEVQEAEIRLIEAQIAKTEIRAPFDGVVGLRAVSLGAYVAPATRIATLQKIENIKVDFSIPERYAQRVRTGAPLSFTIAGEPGTFTGSVYAIEPRIDPTTRTLVLRALADNSHARLRPGAFAQIELTLGEMDDALVVPAESVVPGLTNKTVYVVHDGKAALREVRTGTRTESGVQILEGLVPGDRVIVSGLQQMRQGISVTSVN, from the coding sequence ATGGACCTTCCGCGTATCGCGAACCGTCGCGCGCCCTTGGGCGCGGGCGGAGCGCTCGAGCTCGCACGTCCCTTCGTCGACCGCGCGCCGACCGCGACCGGCGAGACACCATCCATGAAAAAACGCACGCTCGCGTTCATTCTTCTGCCGGTCGGGCTCTCCTTGGTCTTCGTCCCAAGGCTGCTCTCCTATTTCCAAAAACAGTCGCCCGCGCCCGCGCCCACGAGCGCCACCGCGAACGCCGCCGGGGTGCGGCCTTCCGTGCCGGTCCGCACGCTCGAGGTGCGACCGTCTCGACTCGCCGAGGTCGTCGCCGCCACCGGATCGCTCCGTGCCGAGGAAGGCGTCGAGTTGCAGACCGACATCGCGGGCCGCATCGCGCGCATCGACTTCGAGGAAGGTACTCCCGTGAAATCCGGCCAACTCCTGGTCAAGATCCACGACGCCGATCTCCAAGCCTCGCTCGAACGCGCCGTCGCCCGCCGACGCCTCGCCGCCACCCGCGCCAGCCGCATCGAGGCGCTCTTCAAATACGGCGGCACGAATCAACAGGAGTACGACGCCGCTCTCAGCGAAGTCGAAGTCCAGGAAGCAGAGATCCGGTTGATCGAAGCCCAGATCGCGAAGACGGAGATCCGCGCTCCCTTCGACGGCGTCGTCGGCCTCCGCGCAGTCAGTCTCGGTGCTTACGTCGCGCCCGCCACCCGCATCGCCACGCTCCAAAAGATCGAGAACATCAAGGTCGATTTCTCCATCCCCGAACGCTACGCGCAGCGCGTCCGCACGGGTGCACCGCTGAGCTTCACCATCGCCGGCGAACCGGGCACGTTCACCGGCTCCGTCTACGCCATCGAGCCGCGCATCGACCCCACGACCCGCACGCTCGTGCTGCGCGCGCTCGCCGACAATTCCCACGCGCGCCTGCGCCCCGGAGCGTTCGCGCAAATCGAACTGACGCTCGGCGAGATGGACGACGCCCTCGTCGTCCCGGCCGAATCCGTGGTTCCCGGACTGACCAACAAGACCGTCTACGTCGTGCACGACGGCAAGGCCGCCCTCCGCGAGGTGCGTACCGGCACGCGCACCGAATCCGGCGTGCAGATTCTCGAGGGTCTCGTCCCCGGCGACCGGGTGATCGTCTCCGGCCTCCAGCAGATGCGGCAGGGCATCTCGGTCACCTCCGTCAACTGA
- a CDS encoding MFS transporter yields the protein MSAPASTAAPSERETRVGDRVGFWEKTALGAGWLPVFFGNAAVGSFAIPVYQMTLRLDPALLGLALALPRFWDAITDPVMGVVSDNTHSRFGRRRPYIFVGALLQALAFGMIWMVPTNWGQGAITAWLVVSLIAFYTCFTVFSVPLASLSYEMTPDYQERTRVAAFTGFFGKAGEFLYQWVFPLTGLAIFASVLHGVRWVGWAVAVLIFALLGSLPALFVRERYFRKAVRQAKVRIWPSLKASFSNRAFVVLVGLTILQIAAGMLASNLDFYLIVYYMNAGDVAAGAIWKGWLSSAYALLGILAIFPITWMANRFGKRVTLAVTFGLVFFGAAGKWLLFTPGGTPWKILLDPLLCGPVWTAINILTPAMLADICDDDELRHGFRREGIFGAIFSWIQKTGYSSAFFGTMVTLKLTGFDAALGGAQEASTFTAIRLVLTVSTALWAVLAIGLLAFYPLSKARAYEIRDALEARRGTVS from the coding sequence ATGAGCGCACCGGCATCCACCGCCGCACCCTCGGAGCGCGAGACGAGGGTCGGCGATCGCGTCGGATTCTGGGAAAAGACGGCGCTCGGCGCCGGCTGGCTGCCCGTCTTCTTCGGCAACGCCGCGGTCGGCAGCTTCGCGATCCCGGTGTATCAGATGACGCTCCGGCTCGACCCTGCGCTGCTGGGACTCGCGCTCGCGTTGCCGCGCTTCTGGGACGCGATCACCGATCCGGTCATGGGCGTGGTGTCGGACAACACGCACTCGCGTTTCGGCCGTCGCCGGCCCTACATCTTCGTCGGCGCACTGCTCCAGGCGCTCGCCTTCGGCATGATCTGGATGGTACCCACAAACTGGGGACAAGGTGCGATCACGGCGTGGTTGGTGGTCTCGTTGATCGCGTTCTACACCTGCTTCACGGTGTTCTCGGTACCGCTCGCGAGTCTGTCCTACGAAATGACTCCCGACTACCAAGAGCGCACGCGGGTCGCGGCCTTCACGGGCTTCTTCGGCAAGGCGGGGGAGTTTCTGTATCAGTGGGTTTTTCCGCTCACGGGTCTCGCGATCTTCGCGTCGGTGCTGCACGGCGTGCGTTGGGTCGGTTGGGCCGTCGCGGTGTTGATCTTTGCGCTGCTCGGCTCGCTGCCTGCGCTCTTCGTGCGCGAGCGCTACTTCCGCAAGGCCGTGCGGCAGGCCAAGGTGCGGATCTGGCCGAGCCTGAAGGCGTCGTTCTCCAACCGAGCCTTCGTCGTGCTCGTCGGGCTCACCATCCTGCAGATCGCGGCGGGCATGTTGGCCAGCAATCTCGATTTCTACCTGATCGTCTACTACATGAACGCGGGCGACGTCGCCGCCGGCGCGATTTGGAAAGGCTGGCTCTCGTCGGCCTACGCGTTGCTCGGCATTCTCGCGATCTTTCCGATCACCTGGATGGCGAATCGATTCGGTAAGCGCGTCACGCTCGCGGTCACGTTCGGTCTCGTCTTCTTCGGCGCGGCGGGGAAATGGCTCCTGTTCACACCCGGTGGCACGCCGTGGAAGATCCTCCTCGATCCGCTGCTGTGTGGCCCCGTGTGGACGGCGATCAACATCCTCACGCCCGCCATGCTCGCGGACATCTGCGACGACGACGAACTGCGCCACGGCTTCCGACGCGAGGGCATCTTCGGCGCCATCTTTTCGTGGATCCAAAAGACGGGGTACTCGTCCGCGTTCTTCGGCACGATGGTGACCTTGAAACTCACGGGATTCGACGCCGCGCTCGGGGGTGCGCAGGAGGCGTCCACCTTCACCGCGATCCGCCTCGTCCTCACGGTCTCGACCGCGCTCTGGGCCGTGCTCGCGATCGGGCTGCTGGCGTTTTATCCGTTGAGCAAGGCGCGCGCCTACGAGATTCGCGATGCGTTGGAGGCACGTCGCGGGACCGTATCCTGA